Genomic segment of Maricaulis maris:
CCGGCTTCGCGATGATGAATGTCATGCTGCTATCGGTATCGGTCTGGTCCGGCGGGCTGGAAATGACCGACGCAACCCAGGCGCTGATGCACCGCATTTCCGCGCTGATTGTCCTGCCCGCAGCCGCCTATGCCGGACAGCCTTTCTTCCGCTCGGCCTTTGCGGCTCTGCGCAGCGGGCACGTCAATATGGATGTGCCGATCTCGCTCGCCGTGCTGCTGGCCTGTGGCCTGTCTGTCTGGGAGACCTTCATCGGTCACGGCCAGACCTATTACGACGCCGCGGTGATGCTGCTCTTCTTCCTGCTGATTGGTCGTTTCCTCGACATGCGCCTGCGGGCCCGGGCCGGTGATGCCGCTCGTGGCCTGGCTGCGATGCAGGCGGCGACCGCAAACCTGCTCGAGGCCGATGGCCGCATCCGCGCCATTCCGGCCCGCGATGTGAAGGCCGGCGATCATCTCGTGCTCGCTGCCGGTGACCGTGTTCCGGTCGATGCCCGGATCCTGGAAGGCGAGGGCGCGCTGGACGGTTCTCTTGTGACCGGTGAGACCGCTCCGGTGACCGCCAGGCCGGGGCTGGACGTTTTCTCCGGCATGCTCAATCTCGACGGCAAGCTGGTGCTCGAAGCGCGCAGCGATCGTGACAATTCCCTTCTGTCCGAGATCACCCGCCTCGTTGAAGCCGGCGAACAGTCGCGTTCGCGCTATGTGAAGCTGGCGGATCGGGCGGCCCGGCTCTACGTGCCGGTAGTGCATGGCCTGGCGGCGCTGACCCTGGTCGGCTGGCTGGTCATCGGGGGCGAGGCGCGTCCCGCCATCATCAATGCCATTGCGGTCCTCATCATCACCTGCCCCTGCGCGCTGGGGCTGGCCGTGCCGGCCGTCCAGGTCGTCGCCTCGGGCCGGCTCTATCGCGAAGGTGTTCTGGTCAAGTCCGGCGACGCCATGGAACGCTTTGCCGAGGTCGACACCGTGGTCTTCGACAAGACCGGCACCCTGACCGAAGGGCGTCCGCGGCTGGTCAATCAGGACAGTTTGCCCGAGGGCGCGCTGGAGCAGGCCGCCCGGCTGGCGCGAACCAGTCGCCACCCGCTTTCGCGCGCGATTGCCGACGCCGCGGGCATGGGTGATGCGGCGGCCGACGTCCGGGAAGTTCCCGGTGGCGGGCTCGAGGCCCGCGTCGATGATCTGTTGATCCGCTTCGGCGCGGCCCGCTGGCTCGGCATCGAGGCCAAGAGCGATCCGCACAGCGAGTCCTGGCTGCAGGTCGGTGAGGCGGAGCCGGTCCGTTTCTGTTTCGAGGACCGTTTGCGGGCCTATGCAGAAGCCGTCATCGCCGGCCTTCGGGCCCGCGATTGCCGGGTCGTTTTGCTGTCGGGCGACCGGACCGGTCCGGTTGAACAGGTTGCCGCGCAACTGGGTATCGAGGACTGGCATGCCGAGATGCATCCGCAGGACAAGATCGCCCGTCTCGAGGCGCTGAAAGCCGACGGCGCCGTGGTGGCGATGATCGGTGACGGGATCAATGATGCCCCGGCGCTCGCGGCGGCCCATGTCTCGGTATCGCTGGCCTCGGCCGCCGAGATCTCGCAGGCCGCGGCCGATTTCGTGTTGCAGGGTGACAAGCTGGCGGCCTGTCTCGTCACGCTCGACGTCTCGCGCGGGGCCCGTCGCCGGGTGCTGGAGAATTTCGGACTGGCTGCAGCCTATAATGCGATTGCGGTGCCGATGGCGGTGGCAGGTCTGGTCACGCCCATGATCGCGGCCATCGCCATGTCGGCCTCGTCCATCCTGGTTACGCTGAACGCGCTGCGCCTGGCGCGAAGGAGAGGCTGATGTCGGTCCTGATCTGGCTTATCCCTGTCGCGCTTGCCATGGGCGCGCTCGGCCTTGTCGGCTTCCTGTGGAGCCTGCGCAACGGCCAGTATGACGACATGGATGGCGCTGCCCAGCGTATCCTGATGGATGATGACGCACCCTTGCCGCCCAAGCGCGAGCAGGACGCCGACTAGCCGTATCTGACGCCTCCGGACCGTCAGGCCGGCGGAAGGAAGTCGCGATAGGCGTGCCAGGTCGCCAGTGCGATCCAGGGGAAGGCGACGGCGATACCAATGCCGAACAGCGCGCTGCCGGCGCCCATGACAAAAGCAATCAGCCAGGCCCAGGTCAGCATCACGAACGGCTGGGTCATGACTGCCTTGAAGCTTGTCGCCAGCGCCGTGATGGCATCAATGTCGCGGTCGACGAGGAGCGGAAAGGATAGCGCCGATATGGCGAAGGCCAGGGTCGCCAGCGCGGCGCCGAACACCGTGCCGACGGTCAACAGGGTCAGGCCCGCACTGTCCGTCAGAAGGTAGTTCAGGAAGGCGGGGGCCTCGAGTGGGCTGTCCGGCGCAAGCACGACAAGCAGGATCTGGGCGACCCGGAACCAGAGCAGGAGCAGCAGGGCCAGCAGGATGCTGAGAAATCCGATTTGCGAGATGCGGTCGGGAAAGCGCGAGATGATGACCCGGAAACGGGGTGTCTCGCCGCGCTCCAGCGCCCGGCTGACCTGATAGATACCGACTGCGAAGGCGGGGGCAATCAGGGCAAATCCGCTCAGTGCCACAGGGATGGAGGAGGACAGGCCGGTTGCCTTCAGACCGAGGATGATGATCGCGCCGATCAGCACGAAAATGCCGCCATAGGTCAGGCTGACCCGCGGCGCCCGCATGAGGTCCTGCCACCCGGCTCGCAGCCATTTCCAGGGGGCGTCGCGGCGGACATGGTTGAGTGTCATCATGATGGTCTCCCCGATCGTTCTGCGTCGCCCGGTCCGGGTTCGACGTGGCCGGCCTGCATTGCGGCTCTGTTGAGGACCAGTGTGGCCCGGCTTTGCGTCACTACGCCACACTTTTTTTGTGGCCTTCCCGCCTGCATGACAGTGGCCTGATCGCCACCTGTCTGGCAAGGATGCCGGAATGACCACGACCGCACTTTCCGAGCTCAGCCTGGCAGGCGGTGTTCTGGCCGGTTTCGCGTCCAGCCTGCACTGCGTCGGCATGTGCGGCGGCATCGCGGCCAGCCTGACCATGACCTTGTCGCCCTCCGCTGGCAATGCTGATCGAATCCGGACCCTGATGCTGGCACAGCTGGGCCGGATCATCGCCTACACAGCGGCAGGGGCCGTGCTCGCGGCAATCGGTTCGCAAGTCTATTTCGGTTTCGATCGCGGCGAGGCGCATCAGGTGTTGCGTTGGGTTGGCGCGTCGGTCCTCGTCTATATCGGACTGTCCGTGCTCGGCTGGGCGCCAAGCCTGGCGGGGCTGGATCGGGTCGGGCAGCGCGTGCAGGCCTTTGCCGGCGCGCGCCTGGGCGGGGGGCTGCAGGCGGGCAGCCCGCTTCTCGCGGGGCTGGTCTGGGGACTGCTTCCCTGCGGCATGGTCTATGCCGCGCTCTTCTACGCCTTGTTGTCCGGCGGACCGGTTTCGGGCGGCCTGATCATGCTGGGTTTTGGTCTGGGAACACTGCCTGCCGTCACGGCAGCGGCCTTTGGCATGAGCCGGTTCATGGGGCTGGCCCGGTCGACGGGTACACGCTGGCTGGTCGGCGGCCTGATTATTGTGCTGGGCTTCGCCTCGGCGGCCATTCCCTGGCGCCATATCGCGGCGCTGTGCGGCCTGCCATCGGGCTGAGACCGGCTGTGAGCGGTTCGGTTGCGCCGGTCGGCGCTGCCCGCGCCACCAAAAAACCCTAATATTTCGCAAGGTTTGTGAGTGCTTTCACGCGCGCCTTGGCCTATGCTGTCGATCACGTCGACAGGGGAGAACGGGTGATGGCAAAACGGTATTCGATCTGGCTTGCGGGCGCGCTTGCCCTGGCAGTCGCAGCCTGCTCCGGCGGATCCGACACGGTCACCGAGTCGGGGCCACAGCTGGAAACCCGGGCCGCCGATGCACCCCGCGCCGAGGCCACCACGTCGAGCCAGTTCGCCTTCCTGCGCTATTCCATCGAGGTCGATGCTGATGCGCCGCGCCTGTGTCTCGGTTTCACCCAGCCGCTTGATCCGGCGACCGATTATGCCTCCTACGTCGCCATCTCGCCGACCCGTCCCATCGCCCTGGATGCCGACGGTCAGACCCTGTGCATTGGCGGTCTGGGCTTTGGTGACGGTCAATCGGTCACCCTGCGCGCCGGTTTGCCGGCGGCCAGTGGCGACGGCCTGCTCGTCGATGAGACCATCGAGATCGATTTCGGGGATCGCCCCGCCTATGTCGGCATCGCCGGCGATGGCGTGATCCTGCCGCGCCTCGACGCCGACGGGCTCGCCATCGAAACCGTCAATGTCGACACCGTCGCGGTGACCCTGCGCCGGATCAATGACCGGGCACTGGCGTTCCGTTCAATCACGTCCGGCGCCAATATCGCGGCGGGCGAGTATTACTGGTCGGACCAGGACGAGGATCCGGACGCGGTCGGCGAGATCATCTGGCGCGGCGAAATGGATACCGCCGGAGCGCTGAACACGCCGGTCACCACCGTATTCCCGATTGCCCAGGCGATCGGAACCCTGACACCGGGCGCCTATCACATCACTGTTGTCGACGCCGCAGAGGCCGATAATGACACCCGCAATCCGGCTCGTGCCAATCGCTGGCTGGTCATCACCGATCTGGCCCTGACCGCCTATCGCGGCAATGACGGTGTCGACTTTATGGTGCGCTCGCTGCAGACCGCCCAGCCTGCCGCCAATGTTCGGGTCGAGCTGATCGCCCGCTCCAATGAAGTGCTGGGCAGCGTCATGACCGATGCCAGTGGCCGGGCCCGTTTCGACGGCCCTCTGACCCGCGGCGAAGGCCCGATGGCGCCGCGTCTGCTGACCGCCTACGGTCCGGACAATGATTTTGCCGTGCTGGATTTCCAGCGCAATCCGGTCGACCTGTCCGGTCTGGACACCTCGGGGCGTCAGCGCCCCGATGGCGCTGACGGGTTTGTCTATCTCGACCGGGGCATCTACCGCCCCGGCGAAGCGGTGCAGGTCTCGGCCCTGGTCCGCGATGCCGAAGCGCTCGCGATCACCGACCGGCCGATTGACCTTACCGTGTTCGGTCCCAACGGGATCGAGGCGGCCAATGTCCGCTTCCCGGCCGCACCGGATGCCGGCGGTGTCAGTTGGACCTGGGATATCCCGCGGTCGGCCGCGCGTGGCGAATGGCGCATCGTTGCCGATGTCGATGGCTATGGCCGTGTCGGCCAGGTCCGCTTCTCGGTCGAGGACTTCGTGCCGCAACGTGTCGGTCTGACGCTCGACGGCGATGACGAGACCCCGATCCGGGCCGGCGAGGCGCGCGACATCGAGGCCAATGTCCGCTTCCTCTATGGCGCTCCCGGTGCCGGTCTGGTGGTCGAGGGGCGTGTCCGCATCGAGACCGACCCGAGCCCGTTTGCCGACTATCCCGACTTCCGCTTCGGCCGCAGTGACGAACCCTTCCGCGAGTTCACCAGCGATCTTGCCGACACCGTCGCCGATGGTGCCGGGCGCGCTGTGCAGACAATTGAGCTGGGCCAGGCTGGTCGCGATGCGAGCCAGCCTCTGCGCGTTCGTGCCGTGATCTCGGCAATTGAACCGGGTGGCCGTCCGGTTGCCGATGACCTGCGCATTCCGTATCGGCCTGCCGATCTCTATCTCGGCCTCAAGCCGCAATTTGACGGCCGTGCAGAACGCAATAGCGAGACCGCGATCGACGTGGTGGCGCTGGACCCGTCCGGCGCCCTTGTGGCGGCCTCGCTGGACTGGCAGCTGGTCCGCGTGGACTGGCAGTATGACTGGTATCGCGTGGGAGATGGACGCTGGCAATGGCGTCGCACCCGCGAGATCGTGCCGATCGAGCAGGGTGTGGTGACCGGTGCGCTGGATGGCCCGACGCGGATCGGTATCCGCGCGCTCGACTGGGGCAGCTATCGCCTTGTCGTCACGCACGCCGAAACCGGCCAGGATGCCTCGACCGACTTCTGGGTCGGCTGGGGATCAACCGCCGAAGCGGGTAGCGAAGCCCCGGACCGGGTCGCCCTGTCGACCCCGGACACGCCGACCGCGGTCGGTCAGCAGGTCACGCTCAGCCTGTTGCCGCCTTATGCGGGTGAGGCCGAGATCGTGATCGCCAGTGACCATGTCATCGAGACCCGTTCGGTCAGCATTCCCGAAAACGGTATGGAGCTGTCCTTCCAGGTGACCGAGGAATGGGGGGCGGGCGCCTACGCCATGGTCTCGCTCTTCACTCCGCGTCATCCGGTTGACCAGCCGGCACCGCGCCGGGCTGTCGGGATCGCCTATCTGCCGGTCGATATGGGCCGGCGCACCTTTGAGCTCTCGCTCGACGCGCCGGAGCGGATCCGCCCGCGCCAGACCTTCGATCTGGGTGTCACGCTGGACGGACCGGTTCGTGAGGGGGCGTGGCTCACTGTTGCTGCGGTTGACGAGGGCATTCTCGCCCTGACCCGCTTTGCCTCTCCGGATCCGGTCGACTGGTTCTTTGGTCAGTCGGCGCTGGATGTGGACCTATACGATGATTACGGGCGTCTGCTCGATCCCAATCAGGGCGCAGCCGCAGCGGTGCGCTCGGGGGGCGACCAGATTGGCGGCGCCGGTCTGACCGTGGTGCCGACCCGCACTGTGGCGCTGTTCTCCGGACCGGTTGCCGTTGACCGCAATGGTCGGGCCACCGTCAGTCTTGATATCCCCGACTTCAACGGCGAGCTGCGTCTGATGGCGGTCGCCTGGAGCGCCAGCGGTGTCGGCGGGCTGTCGCAACCCCTGACCGTTCGCGACGATGTTCCGGCCGAACTGATCCTGCCGCGCTTCCTCGCTCCGGGGGATGTCTCGACCGCCACGCTGACCATCGACAATGTCGACGGACCGGCGGGGGATTATGTCACCACGGTGAGCGCCGAGGGCGCGGTGTCGGCGATGAATACCGACACCATTCCTCTGGCTCAGGGCGAACGAGCCGATCGGCGCTATGCGCTGTCTGGCGAGGATGCCGGTATCGGATCGGTCGGCCTCGATGTCGACGGTCCCGGTGATTTCGTGGTCGGGCGCAGCTATCCGATCGAGGTTCGGTCGGCCTGGCTGCCGTCATCGACGGTGATCCGCGGTCGCCTGTTGCCGGGGGAAAGCTGGACTTTGGGTTCGGACGCGCTGGCCGCCTATCTGCCGGGCAATTCCGATGTCACGCTCAGCTTCTCGCCCACCCCGCTTGACGAAGATGCGCTGCTGCGCTCGCTCGACCGCTACCCTTATGGCTGTACCGAGCAGATCACCAGCCGGGCCCTGCCGCTGCTGATGGCAGACCCGCTGGCCTCTGCTGCAGGTGTCGAAGGGATCGAGGGCAGCCGAGCGATCATCCAGGACGCGATTGCGACCCTGCTCAATCGCCAGGCGAATGACGGCGCGATCGGACTGTGGCGGATCGGTGATCGCGACAGCCGCTCCTGGATCGGGGCTTATGCCGTCGATTTTCTCGGCCGGGCCAAGGCCGCTGGCTATACGGTGCCGGACGCTGCCCTCGAGCGCGCCTATGGTGTGCTCGAGCACATCGCGGCGCAGGAGTCCTGGCGCGCCAGCGGCTATGACAGCGACATCTATGTGTGGCGTGGTCAGACCGATACCGCCGAGCGCCTGTCGGATCGCAGCGCCGCCTATGCGCTCTATGTGCTGGCTCGTGCCGGGCGGGTCGATCGCTCGCGCCTGCGCTATATGCACGATGAACGTCTCGATCAGATCGACAGTCCGCTTGCCCTGGCCCAGCTGGGCGCTGCGCTTCACCTGATTGGTGACCGGGCGCGCTCGCAGAGCGCGTTTGACGCGGCCGAGGCGGCGATCGGTTATGAGAACCCGGGTGACTGGTATCAGTCCTCGCGTCGCGATCTCGCTGGTCTGGTCGCCTATGCGGCAGAAGTCGGTGATGCCGACCGCGTCGCGCGGCTGGCGGAACGCGTCGTGGCAGACCTGCCCGAACCGGCCCGCCTGACCACCCAGGAGAAGGCCTTCCTGCTGATGGCAGCCCAGGGCCTGTCCGGCGGGGCCGACGCGATTGTCATCGACAGTCCGCTCAGTGCGGTGGATGGCGAGCGTCCGGTCTTCCGTATCGCGCCCGACATGCTGGATGAACCGCTTGTCTTCACCACGTCCGGTACAGGCCCGGTCTGGGTGACGCAGCTGGCTCATGGCGAGAACCGGCAGTCGCCCGGTGAGGCCGCGGAAGGATTGTCGGTGCAAAAGCGCGTTCTGGCGCTCGACGGCAGCCCGGTGGATCTGGAAGCCCTGATCCAGGGTGACCGCCTGATGATCGACATCACGATCTCGCCGCATGAGCAACGCCTGATCCCGGCCATTCTGGTCGATCTCCTGCCGCCCGGCTTCGAGATCGAGGCAGAGATCGAGCCTGGCGATGCTGCGCCGCGCGGGCCTTATGACTGGCTGGGCACTGTGGTTTCGCCGTCGATGAGCGAGACCCGCGATGACCGCTACGCCGCGGCCCTCGATCTGACCCAGCGTCGCCCGCGCCGCCTGGCCTATATTGTCCGCGCCGTGACGCCAGGGACCTACACCCTGCCCGGGGCCGTCGTGGAGGACATGTATCGCAGTGATGTCTACGCCCGCTCGGAAACCCGTCGCATCGTGATCGCACCGCGCGACTGATCATGTTCGGACTGGGGCGGTCATACTGGCTCATCCTGACGCCACTGGTCGCTCTGGTCGGCCTGCTGGCGCTGGACCGGGCCTTGCCGCCGCCTTTGCCGGCGCCGGGGGCGGTGTCGGCGGTGGTGCGCGATCATGAGGGGCAGGTCTTGCGGGCCTTCCCGGTCGAGGGCGGGCGCTGGCGTTTGCCGGCTGATCTGGACACGCTCGACCCGGATTTCGTGACTGCGCTTCTGGCCTATGAAGACGAGCGCTTCTTCCGGCATTGGGGTGTTGACCTGCCGGCGCTTGTGCGCGCCAGCCGGGACAGCCTGATGGCGGGGCGAATCGTTTCCGGCGGGTCGACCATCACCATGCAGCTGGCCCGGCTGATCGAGCCGCGCGACCGGACCTTCGGTGCGAAGCTGATCCAGATGGCCCGGGCGTTTCAGCTTGAGCTGCGGCTGAGCAAGCCGGAGATCCTTGAGCTCTATCTCACGCTCGCCCCCTATGGCGGCAATCTTGAAGGGGTAAGGGCGGCGAGCTGGGCCTATTTCGGACGCGAGCCGAACGATCTCACCATAGACCAGATCGCCATGTTGATTGCCTTGCCGCAATCGCCCGAGGCGCGGCGTCCGGACCGTCGTCCGGACAATGCCGTGCGTGCCCGCAGTCGCGTGCTCGACCGGTTGGCCAGTGTTGGCCTGGCCCGGGCGAGTGCCGCCGCGGAGGCTGCCGCAGATCCGGCACCCGGGCGGGGGGCCTTCCCCTCCGACGCCTGGCATGTCGCCGACAGTCTGCGCCGGGCGCGCCCGGAGGCTCGCGACCACGTCTCGACCATTGACCGACGTCTCCAGCTCATGTTGCAGGACAGCCTTGCCGCAGAGGTTTCCCAGACTGATGAGGCCGTCCAGTTTGCAGCGCTGATCATCGAGACCGGGAGCCGGTCCGTGCGTGCCCTCGCGGGCTCGGCGAGCCGGTCGAGGCCGGGCGGCTGGATCGATCTGACGGACCGGCCCCGCTCGCCTGGCTCGACGCTGAAACCTTTCATCTACGGCATGGCCTTTGACGACGGGATCGCGGCGCCGGGGACACGCATCGCTGACCTTCCGCGCCGGTTCTCGGGCTATCAGCCGGACAATTTCGACCGCCGCTTCCGGGGCGATGTGACGATAGCGGAAGCGCTGCAGCATTCCCTGAACATTCCCGCCGTCACGACGCTCGACGGTGTCGGCGCGCGCCGCTTCAATGCAGCGCTGGGCTTTGCCGGCGCCAGTCCGCTGCGGCCGCGCCAGGCCGGGCAGGACAGTGGTCTCGCGGTGGCCTTGGGTGGCGCCGGCCTGACCGTGCGCCAGGTCGGCACGCTCTACGCAGCCCTCGGTGATGGTGGCGCTGCGCGGCCGCTGGTCTGGTTCGAGGACGAGCTGGCCGCGGAGCAGGAACCGGTCGGTGAGTTCCGGATCCTGTCAGCGGAATCCGCCGCGGACATTCTTACCGTTCTGCGCCGGGCCCCTCATCCGGGTGGACGGATGCCGGCCGTGCTGGCCCGCAATGCACCCGATATCGCCTTCAAGACCGGAACGTCCTACGGGTTTCGCGATGCCTGGGCTGCCGGTGTCGCCGGCCGTTACACGATCGTGGTCTGGTCCGGTCGCGCCGATGGCGCCCCGCGAGAAGGGGTGACGGGACGCGAGGCGGCGCTGCCCGTATTGTTCCGCCTCGCGGACGGGATCAGCCAGCTCGAGCCGGATGCGGATATGGAGGTCGACAGCCTCGAGGCGCTCGATGCGCAGACACCGCAGACGATGACGGAGTTTCGTCAGGACGCCGCGCCGCACATCCTGTTTCCGCCGGACGGCGCCGAGGTCTGGTCAGACCGGGCCGGGCGCGGCTTCATTCTCGCCGCCCAGGCACCGGGCCCGGTGCGCTGGTATGCCGATGGCGCTGCGGTTCCCGTCAATGTGCTGGGCGAACCGGTCTGGGTGCCTCCGGGGCCGGGCTTCTACGCCGTCAGCGCCGTCGATGAGCGTGGTCGCGCATCCCGGGTCCGGGTCAGGGTCCGTGGGGCTGCGCCGCGCGGGGACTGAGCCGCAGGCGCGCCGCACGCTCTTGTGATCGCCTTGTGTCCGGACAATCCGGCCGTCATCGCCTAGTGTGCCCGCCTCAGGAGAGGACGCGTCATGCTGGCAATGCTCGTGATGTCCCTGGCCGTTGCGCTCGGCTTGGTGGGTGAAGGAGAGGACCGGGTTATCGGGCGCAGCACCGATTTCCATACCAGCCTCATCGCGCTGTCGGGTTCTGACTTCCACGGTTTGCAGATCACGGTTCGCAACCATCGGCCCTGTCAGGTCCGCGCCTTCTTCCAGGACGCACCGCCCCGGGCCGCACAGTATTGTTCCGGTCGCGTCACCCGCCGTCATATGGCCGATGCCGGGCTGGCGCGGCTGGGGCCGGGCGAACGGGTCAACGGAATTGCCGCCTGTCTGGCCGAGAACGAGCGAATTGGCGCCGTCCGGCTGTACGCGTTTTCCGATGAGGCCGTCACGGCGCGAGCGGGAGCGTGCATGACCGAGTTTCGGACGGTCTGGTGCCCGCGCGGCTGGACGGTTCAGGGCCTGCAGCTCTATTTCGACCGCCCGGCAGGCGGGCTCTCGCATGCCAGCCTGGTCGGTCTGCGGCCACTTTGCGTCCAGTCGGCCTGATCGACCCTCTTGCCAGCACCGCGCGCGCGCGGGAACCTGCTGCCAAACCTGAGGGGAGACTGACATCATGCTGCGTTATCTGATCCCGGCCGCTCTGGCGGCCAGTCTTGGCGGTCTGGCACCGTCTGCCGACGCCCAGTCCGAAGCACCGTCGCAGGGGCATTGGGCACTCGTGGTTCACGGTGGCGCCGGTGTGATCGAGCGCGGCGCAATGACGCCGGACCGTGAAGCCGAGTACCGTGCGGCCATGGCTGCCGCATTGAGCCGCGGCGAGGCTGTCCTCGAGTCCGGCGGGACGTCTCTCGACGCGATCGAGGCGGTCATCCACGGCATGGAAGACGATGTCCTGTTCAATTCCGGACGCGGGGCGGTCTTCACGGCCGCCGGTCGCAATGAGCTTGACGCCTCGATCATGGACGGCGCGACCCTGAGCGCTGGCGCCGTGGCCGGTGTCACCCAGGTCCGTCATCCGATATCGCTGGCCCGCGCAGTCATGGATAATTCGCGTCATGTGATGCTGCAGGGCGAGGGTGCCGAGACCTTTGCCCGCGAGCAGGGGCTGGAGATTGTCGAGCCGGCCTATTTCTTCACCGAGCGGCGCTGGGCCGCTCTCGAGCGCACGCTGATCAGCCTCGGGCTCGAGATCCCGCCGCGTCCTGAGGGCGCTCCGGCGCCGACCGGGGTCGATCATGGCGAGCTCGATCGCGATGCCCGCGAGCACCGTTTCGGGACCGTTGGCGTTGTGGCGCTGGACCGGGCCGGTAACATTGCGGCGGGAACCTCGACCGGTGGGACAACCGCCAAGCGGTGGGGTCGGGTTGGCGACAGTCCGATCATCGGCGCGGGAACCTATGCCAGCAATGCCAGCTGCGGCGTGTCTGCCACCGGGACGGGCGAGTTCTTCATCCGCCTGACAGTCGCCAGCCGGATCTGCGCCCTGGTCGAATTCCAGGGTCTGGACCTGCAGGCGGCGGCCGACCAGGTCATCATGGACGAGCTGACGGCCATGGACGGCGATGGTGGCGTTGTGGCGCTGACCCCGCAGGGTGATATCGCCTGGAGCTTCAATACGCCGGGCATGTACCGCGCCCGGCTGAGCGAGGGCGGCGAGCCGGTCATTGCGATCTACGGCGACGAGGGCTGAGACGGGCCCGGACAGGCCCGTGCCTGGCTAGAGGATGGACGGTTCGCCGCGGCTGAAATACGCCGCGTCGGCCTTCATCTGCGCAATGATGTGGTCAAAGGCCGCCCGAACCCGGGCGCTCTTGCGGACAGTTTCGTGCGCCACGACCCAGAGGTCGAGTGAACTTTCGAAATCGGGCAGGATGCGCTCGAGCTCACCGCTGTTGCGGGCGATCCGGTGCGAGGTGACCCCGACGCCAAAACCCGCTTCGAGCCCTTTGACATGGCTGGCCGGGCTGTTGGTCTTGAACGAGACATGCCGCGGCAGGACCGGGGCCCCGGCCTCTGTTGACGGCCACCCGAAATAATCGCCGAGCGACCAGCCGACACCGGAGTGATCGGCGAGATCCTCGACCACGGTCGGTCGGCCGTGCGTCTCCAGATAGGCACGGGAAGCGTACAGGCCTGCGCCGACGGTCGCGCCGCGGCGGCCGACCAGGCTTTGCTGGGTCCCCGGGCCGTTCCAGCGCAGGGCAATGTCGGCTTCGCGATCGGCCAGGTTGGCGGAGTTGTTCTTGATCGTGATGTCGATGCCGATACCCGGGTTGGCGATCTGGAAGCTGACCAGAGCCCGCGGCAACCAGTCAGCGCCCAGGCCCTCGGATGCCGATACCACGACCAGGCCGGACAGGGACTGGTCCTGGGCCATGGCCGCGCGCTCGATAGCCGAGGCTTCGTCGCGCATCCGGGCTGCGTGCGCCGTGACCTTCTGGCCCAGTGGCGTCAGACGGGTCTGACCTTGCTCGCGCTCGAACAGGGGCTCACCGAACCGGGCTTCCAGCGCCTGCAGGCGACGCGTCACAGTGGGTTGGCTGACGCCGAGCTCTTGCGCTGCGGCGGTCAGGCTGCCCGCTTCGGAAACGGCGAGGCAGACGAGATAATCAGACCAGTCATCCATACGAATTTGTATTCTGAGGATGATGATATCGTCAATTCCATTCGCAGAACTTCGTTCTAAAGATAAACAGTGTTTACCGAATTGTTCGCGTCAAAGGGATCGTCCATGCGTACTGTCATCCTTGCGACCGCTTTGGCGGCCGCCATCTCCCCCCTGTCTTTCGCCCAATCCTGCGCCTCCGAGCCGACCATGGCAGGGCACCGCACGGCCAATGGTGCCGTGCGCGCCCAGTACAACGCGGTCGAGCGTGGCGAGTGGGCGAACGTGCTCCACATCGGCGAAGGCCTTGTTGGCGGCGGTCAATCGGCCCGTGACCGCACCGCGACCTATTCCAATCTGTGCGCCGGCTATGCCGCGACCGGAGACACTGACGCCGCAATTGCTGCCTGCGACATGGCCCTTGAGCTGCGCGACAATGCCTGGCGCGCCCTCAACAATCGCGGTGCTGCTCATTGGCTGGCCGGCAATCGTGAGGCCGCCGCGGCCG
This window contains:
- a CDS encoding alpha-2-macroglobulin family protein, translated to MAKRYSIWLAGALALAVAACSGGSDTVTESGPQLETRAADAPRAEATTSSQFAFLRYSIEVDADAPRLCLGFTQPLDPATDYASYVAISPTRPIALDADGQTLCIGGLGFGDGQSVTLRAGLPAASGDGLLVDETIEIDFGDRPAYVGIAGDGVILPRLDADGLAIETVNVDTVAVTLRRINDRALAFRSITSGANIAAGEYYWSDQDEDPDAVGEIIWRGEMDTAGALNTPVTTVFPIAQAIGTLTPGAYHITVVDAAEADNDTRNPARANRWLVITDLALTAYRGNDGVDFMVRSLQTAQPAANVRVELIARSNEVLGSVMTDASGRARFDGPLTRGEGPMAPRLLTAYGPDNDFAVLDFQRNPVDLSGLDTSGRQRPDGADGFVYLDRGIYRPGEAVQVSALVRDAEALAITDRPIDLTVFGPNGIEAANVRFPAAPDAGGVSWTWDIPRSAARGEWRIVADVDGYGRVGQVRFSVEDFVPQRVGLTLDGDDETPIRAGEARDIEANVRFLYGAPGAGLVVEGRVRIETDPSPFADYPDFRFGRSDEPFREFTSDLADTVADGAGRAVQTIELGQAGRDASQPLRVRAVISAIEPGGRPVADDLRIPYRPADLYLGLKPQFDGRAERNSETAIDVVALDPSGALVAASLDWQLVRVDWQYDWYRVGDGRWQWRRTREIVPIEQGVVTGALDGPTRIGIRALDWGSYRLVVTHAETGQDASTDFWVGWGSTAEAGSEAPDRVALSTPDTPTAVGQQVTLSLLPPYAGEAEIVIASDHVIETRSVSIPENGMELSFQVTEEWGAGAYAMVSLFTPRHPVDQPAPRRAVGIAYLPVDMGRRTFELSLDAPERIRPRQTFDLGVTLDGPVREGAWLTVAAVDEGILALTRFASPDPVDWFFGQSALDVDLYDDYGRLLDPNQGAAAAVRSGGDQIGGAGLTVVPTRTVALFSGPVAVDRNGRATVSLDIPDFNGELRLMAVAWSASGVGGLSQPLTVRDDVPAELILPRFLAPGDVSTATLTIDNVDGPAGDYVTTVSAEGAVSAMNTDTIPLAQGERADRRYALSGEDAGIGSVGLDVDGPGDFVVGRSYPIEVRSAWLPSSTVIRGRLLPGESWTLGSDALAAYLPGNSDVTLSFSPTPLDEDALLRSLDRYPYGCTEQITSRALPLLMADPLASAAGVEGIEGSRAIIQDAIATLLNRQANDGAIGLWRIGDRDSRSWIGAYAVDFLGRAKAAGYTVPDAALERAYGVLEHIAAQESWRASGYDSDIYVWRGQTDTAERLSDRSAAYALYVLARAGRVDRSRLRYMHDERLDQIDSPLALAQLGAALHLIGDRARSQSAFDAAEAAIGYENPGDWYQSSRRDLAGLVAYAAEVGDADRVARLAERVVADLPEPARLTTQEKAFLLMAAQGLSGGADAIVIDSPLSAVDGERPVFRIAPDMLDEPLVFTTSGTGPVWVTQLAHGENRQSPGEAAEGLSVQKRVLALDGSPVDLEALIQGDRLMIDITISPHEQRLIPAILVDLLPPGFEIEAEIEPGDAAPRGPYDWLGTVVSPSMSETRDDRYAAALDLTQRRPRRLAYIVRAVTPGTYTLPGAVVEDMYRSDVYARSETRRIVIAPRD